A stretch of DNA from Thiothrix subterranea:
TGTGGGTAATGTGTCGGTAAAGCGCATGTCAGGTTATGATGGTGGAAAACATAAAGCTTAACAGAAGGTATGGCATGGCGACATTACAAGGTAAAGTAGCACTACTCACAGGCGCAGCCCGCCGCATCGGTGCGGAGATTGCCCGCACGCTCCACAGCGCAGGTGCAACCGTCGTCATCCACTACCGCAATTCCGCAACGGATGCCGAACAACTGCAAGCCGAATTAAACGCGCAACGCAAAAACTCCTGCTTTTTAGTGCGCGGTGATTTACTTGACATCGCCAGCATCCCCAACTTAATCACGCAAACCCTTGAACAAGCGGGCAGATTAGATATTTTGGTAAACAACGCCTCATCGTTTTACCCCACCCCCTTAGCCACCGTGACCGAACAGCAGTTTGATGACCTGATCGGCACGAACCTGAAAGCGCCGCTCTTCATGGCACAAGCCGCCGCGCCGCATTTACAAGCCAATCACGGCTGCATTATCAATATGGTCGATATTCACGGAATGCGCCCCTTGCAAGGTTACGCCGCCTATTGCACTGCCAAAGCCGGTTTGTTGATGTTAACCCAAGTGCTGGCACGCGAATTAGGGCCGAATGTGCGGGTGAATGGCATTGCCCCCGGCGCGATCTTGTGGCCGGAAATGCCCGCTAATCACGCCATGCACGCCGAAATTCTGGCGAAAACGGCCTTGAAACGTGAAGGCAGCCCAGCGGATATTGCCAAAACCGTGCTATTTTTGGTGCGCGATGCGGATTACATTACCGGGCAAATCATCCCCGTTGACGGGGGGCGCTTGCTCAACCATTAGTACGATGCTTAGGCAGCGTACAAATGCCCCGGATTCAATTTCAATTTGGTGGGTTTGTGGAGAATTTCCAGCAATACCATGACCCGTTCTTCACCATCATATTGTTGGAAAATTGCTTCCAAGCCCCGGAAAGGGCCTTCGGTAATGATGACTTTATCGCCGGTATGGTAGCGATCAAGGTCAATGGAACGTTCGCCGAACAACGCTTCCTGCTCTTTCAAGCCGATAATGAGTTCGTCTGGCACACAGGCTGGTTCTAATCCAAAACGTACAAAGTTGCTGATGCCGGTGGTGGAGCGAATCGGTGCCCAATTGTCATTCACGCCTTTATCCAAGTGGATGAACATATAACGCGGGAACAGTGATTCAATTTTGGTGATGGCTTTGCCCCGCTGGGTGCGCAAGCGTTTCGCCAGTGGGCGGTAAACGTCGTAACCTTGGTTGCGCAGATGAAATTCTGCCACTTCGTCCTTGTGCGGTCTGCTAGTCAGCAAAAACCAGTTTCTAGCTGTGTTGACACTCATATCTGATACCTTTAGTAAGCCCGACTAAACCTTTCGTCAACGCTACACTTGCTAAATCCCCAAGATTCACAAGTATCTTCACGTTACATTCTTTTGAGTCTATTCGATATACTGTTAAGTTCAACCCTTATTGCAATAGAAAATTTCTATCAATCTCGCAATGTTATTAATGAAAGCTGAATAGACAAGGGCAAGTTACATGGTAAATCATCAAGATAGGTTGATTAGTGCAGTAGGATTATCACGCTATTACAGCGAGCACTGCGCCGTAAATAATTTGGAAGTTGTCTTGGACAAAGGCGAGGTCTTGGGCTTACTGGGGCCAAATGGTGCGGGGAAATCAACCACTATGCAAATGTTGACCGGCAATCTTGCCCCTAGCACGGGTGAAATTAAGATCAATGGCATCGACTTATTGGATGAACCACGCAAAGCCAAGCAGCAACTCGGCTATTTGCCGGAGCAGCCGCCGGTGTACCGCGATTTGACGGTGAGCGAATACCTGCATTATTGCGCCCGTTTGCGTAACGTGCCCGCCGCACAGTGTCGCAAGGCAGTGGATTACGCCAGTGAGCGTTGTGGTTTGCAAGCGGTTAGCCAGCGGCTGATTGGCAACCTTTCCAAGGGATTTCGGCAGCGCGTGGGGATTGCACAAGCCATTTTGCATAACCCAGCGGTGGTGATTTTGGACGAGCCGACGGTGGGTTTGGATCCGATTCAAATTCGCGAGATTCGCAGTTTGATTCGTGAACTGGGTAAGGATCACGGCATTATTTTGTCGACCCACATTTTGCCGGAAGTGCAGGCGGTGTGTGATCGGGTGCAAATTCTTAATCGGGGCAAAACGGTGTTTAACGGTACGTTAGATGGGGTGGAATCCT
This window harbors:
- a CDS encoding pteridine reductase, whose amino-acid sequence is MATLQGKVALLTGAARRIGAEIARTLHSAGATVVIHYRNSATDAEQLQAELNAQRKNSCFLVRGDLLDIASIPNLITQTLEQAGRLDILVNNASSFYPTPLATVTEQQFDDLIGTNLKAPLFMAQAAAPHLQANHGCIINMVDIHGMRPLQGYAAYCTAKAGLLMLTQVLARELGPNVRVNGIAPGAILWPEMPANHAMHAEILAKTALKREGSPADIAKTVLFLVRDADYITGQIIPVDGGRLLNH
- the rfaH gene encoding transcription/translation regulatory transformer protein RfaH: MSVNTARNWFLLTSRPHKDEVAEFHLRNQGYDVYRPLAKRLRTQRGKAITKIESLFPRYMFIHLDKGVNDNWAPIRSTTGISNFVRFGLEPACVPDELIIGLKEQEALFGERSIDLDRYHTGDKVIITEGPFRGLEAIFQQYDGEERVMVLLEILHKPTKLKLNPGHLYAA
- a CDS encoding ABC transporter ATP-binding protein, giving the protein MVNHQDRLISAVGLSRYYSEHCAVNNLEVVLDKGEVLGLLGPNGAGKSTTMQMLTGNLAPSTGEIKINGIDLLDEPRKAKQQLGYLPEQPPVYRDLTVSEYLHYCARLRNVPAAQCRKAVDYASERCGLQAVSQRLIGNLSKGFRQRVGIAQAILHNPAVVILDEPTVGLDPIQIREIRSLIRELGKDHGIILSTHILPEVQAVCDRVQILNRGKTVFNGTLDGVESLEKVFFDLIFREEALSDAQQEVAA